In Flavobacterium sp. N3904, one DNA window encodes the following:
- a CDS encoding DNA polymerase III subunit gamma/tau, whose protein sequence is MPKEVETISKPVVPAEVETPITKVTAVSSASNEPKFSALSLSSIRAKKALEENLKGFVKETTQLPTESFTETEMLLQWTKYAQRLGDKGYKIMESLLLINDPKLSGTKISFELPNEGSKLDFESEMHGLLSHMRSHLHNHNITITVIVNESIDIKRSFNDQDRYNRLLEINPNIELLRTTFGLDIDI, encoded by the coding sequence TTGCCAAAAGAAGTAGAGACAATTTCGAAACCAGTAGTTCCTGCAGAAGTGGAAACTCCGATTACAAAAGTTACTGCTGTTTCTTCAGCAAGTAATGAACCTAAATTTTCGGCTTTATCTCTTTCGAGTATTAGGGCAAAAAAAGCATTAGAGGAAAATTTAAAAGGTTTTGTAAAAGAGACAACACAATTACCTACAGAATCTTTTACCGAAACAGAAATGCTGCTGCAATGGACCAAATATGCGCAACGCCTAGGCGACAAAGGTTATAAGATAATGGAATCCTTATTATTGATTAATGATCCAAAATTATCAGGCACCAAAATATCTTTTGAATTGCCAAACGAGGGTTCTAAACTGGATTTTGAAAGCGAAATGCATGGTCTTCTAAGTCACATGCGAAGTCATTTGCACAATCACAATATTACAATTACTGTCATTGTCAATGAAAGTATTGACATAAAAAGAAGTTTTAATGATCAGGATCGCTACAACAGACTGTTAGAAATAAATCCAAATATTGAATTGTTGCGAACAACTTTTGGTTTAGACATAGACATTTAA
- a CDS encoding acetate uptake transporter: protein MENKLANPAPLGLLGFGMTTILLNLHNMGFFPVSAVIISMGIFYGGLAQIIAGIFSFKNGKTFAGTAFISYGFFWISLVGIWLFPNTGFEMAGTTPAPFFGCYLVIWGLFTAFMWWGTWGGSKVQQFVFLSLTVLFFLLAISKFTGNENITFIAGIIGVICGSSAFYLAMAELLEEVKNKRVLPY from the coding sequence ATGGAAAACAAACTTGCAAATCCTGCACCTCTTGGCCTTTTGGGCTTTGGAATGACCACAATTCTTTTAAACTTACATAATATGGGATTTTTCCCCGTTAGTGCTGTTATTATTTCGATGGGGATTTTTTATGGTGGATTGGCACAAATAATTGCTGGTATCTTTTCGTTCAAAAACGGAAAGACTTTTGCTGGGACTGCTTTTATATCTTATGGTTTTTTCTGGATTTCCCTAGTGGGTATTTGGTTGTTTCCAAATACTGGTTTTGAAATGGCTGGTACAACTCCCGCTCCATTTTTTGGATGCTACTTAGTAATCTGGGGTTTATTTACTGCTTTTATGTGGTGGGGAACTTGGGGAGGCAGTAAAGTGCAACAATTTGTTTTCTTGTCGCTTACGGTTTTATTTTTTCTTTTGGCAATTTCTAAATTCACAGGAAATGAAAATATCACTTTTATAGCAGGTATAATTGGCGTGATTTGTGGCAGTAGTGCCTTTTATTTGGCTATGGCCGAATTATTGGAAGAAGTAAAAAACAAAAGAGTTTTACCATATTAA
- the dnaX gene encoding DNA polymerase III subunit gamma/tau: MEQFVVSARKYRPQTFKDVVGQKAITNTLLNAIESNHLASALLFTGPRGVGKTTCARILARKINQPGYDDPNEDFAFNVFELDAASNNSVDDIRNLIDQVRIPPQTGQYKVYIIDEVHMLSSAAFNAFLKTLEEPPKHAIFILATTEKHKIIPTILSRCQIFDFKRITVKDAKEHLADVATSQGVVFEDDALHIIAQKADGAMRDALSIFDRVVSFCGNNLTRQAVTENLNVLDYETYITVTDLILENKIPNLLMAFNDILSKGFDSHHFVSGLATHFRDLLVSKTPSTLVLLEVGELAQKMYGVQAQKCSQEFLLKGIEIANDCDLKYKVSQNQRLLVELCLMQLASITYDGEKKKLINL; encoded by the coding sequence ATGGAACAATTTGTAGTATCGGCTCGAAAATACCGTCCACAAACATTTAAAGATGTGGTGGGACAAAAAGCCATTACCAATACATTACTTAATGCCATAGAAAGCAATCACTTGGCTTCGGCTTTATTGTTTACAGGTCCGCGTGGAGTTGGCAAAACTACCTGCGCCCGAATATTGGCTCGTAAAATAAATCAGCCAGGTTATGATGATCCCAACGAAGATTTTGCTTTTAATGTATTCGAACTGGATGCTGCTTCCAATAATTCCGTTGATGATATTCGGAATTTAATTGACCAGGTTCGTATTCCGCCGCAAACAGGACAATACAAAGTCTATATTATTGATGAGGTACACATGTTGTCTTCGGCTGCTTTCAATGCTTTCTTAAAAACGCTGGAAGAACCGCCTAAACATGCTATTTTTATATTGGCTACGACCGAAAAGCATAAAATTATTCCGACTATTTTATCGCGTTGTCAGATATTTGATTTCAAAAGAATCACAGTAAAAGATGCTAAAGAACATCTTGCCGATGTAGCTACTAGTCAAGGAGTTGTTTTTGAGGATGATGCCTTGCATATTATAGCTCAAAAAGCGGATGGTGCCATGCGCGATGCTTTGTCTATTTTTGACAGGGTCGTTTCTTTTTGCGGAAACAACTTAACACGCCAAGCCGTAACCGAAAACTTAAATGTTTTGGATTACGAAACTTACATTACAGTTACCGATTTAATACTCGAAAATAAGATTCCAAATCTATTGATGGCTTTTAATGATATTTTGTCAAAAGGATTTGACAGTCATCATTTTGTTTCAGGTTTGGCTACTCATTTTAGAGATCTATTGGTTAGCAAAACACCTTCTACCCTTGTTTTACTGGAAGTAGGCGAACTAGCTCAAAAAATGTACGGCGTTCAAGCTCAAAAATGCAGTCAGGAATTTTTATTAAAAGGAATCGAAATTGCCAATGATTGTGATTTGAAATACAAAGTCAGTCAAAACCAACGACTGCTTGTAGAACTTTGTTTGATGCAATTGGCCTCCATCACTTATGATGGAGAAAAAAAAAAGTTAATCAATTTATAA